One genomic region from Xylocopa sonorina isolate GNS202 chromosome 8, iyXylSono1_principal, whole genome shotgun sequence encodes:
- the LOC143425853 gene encoding uncharacterized protein LOC143425853 isoform X2, whose product MADITEQKGENLDAQMEIKVEPTLQGYVEEEHENGFPGFESAINTVPSSADIGALNLWTSKATACLISQYKKYRSMVGQSTQIRSLREMFEMISIEMRKHGFHFSPQKCENKWRVLERKYKNLVFRERLKKPGRMRHYGQWEHKRALDEIFKEKKKHMYLEESDFPSPTGSARCRLILPKHITAEQTNIAIVNQQQEDFLPTPGSDSSANNKNAALDHKETLTILFEKFLDEMTKHFAGAEKSREERHREKMAMRQSELEVQKRILKLKEQKLELQKRQIIAAAQHVHLSM is encoded by the coding sequence GGGAAAACCTCGACGCGCAGATGGAAATCAAGGTGGAACCAACGCTCCAAGGCTACGTCGAAGAGGAACACGAGAATGGGTTCCCCGGTTTTGAAAGTGCCATCAACACCGTGCCATCCAGTGCCGATATCGGAGCCTTGAACTTGTGGACCAGCAAGGCGACTGCGTGTCTTATAAGTCAATATAAGAAGTATCGTTCGATGGTAGGACAGTCGACTCAAATTAGAAGTTTGCGTGAGATGTTTGAAATGATTTCTATCGAGATGCGAAAACATGGTTTTCACTTTAGTCCCCAGAAATGCGAGAACAAATGGCGAGTACTTGAGCGAAAGTACAAGAACCTTGTGTTTCGCGAACGATTGAAAAAGCCCGGTAGAATGAGACATTACGGACAGTGGGAACACAAAAGGGCGTTGGATGAGATCTTCAAGGAAAAGAAAAAGCACATGTATCTGGAGGAAAGTGATTTTCCCTCGCCAACTGGTTCCGCGAGGTGCAGGCTCATTTTACCGAAGCATATAACTGCGGAACAAACTAATATCGCTATCGTCAATCAGCAACAAGAGGACTTTCTTCCAACTCCAGGATCGGACTCGTCTGCGAATAATAAGAACGCTGCGTTGGATCATAAAGAAACTCTGACGATACTTTTTGAGAAATTCCTCGACGAGATGACAAAACACTTTGCAGGGGCAGAGAAAAGTAGAGAAGAAAGACACAGAGAAAAGATGGCGATGCGGCAAAGTGAGTTGGAGGTTCAAAAGAGAATTCTGAAGTTAAAAGAGCAGAAATTGGAATTACAAAAACGTCAAATTATTGCTGCCGCTCAACACGTACATTTGAGTATGTAG